The nucleotide window GTTCTGCCGCTGTAGATTTCAGCCAACCCAGACGGGGATCACGGGCATCTACAACCCGATATGCATGAATGTATTTATCCAGCAGAGCCTGTCTCTGGGCAAATACATCCATGTCTTCTTTCATCGGAAGCCCCTGTAGCTGCAATTCGGATTCGGTAATATGAAAATAACGTTCATTTCCCTGCCTCGCCACCACACGAATCACAGCGGAGTCCAACAGTAAATTCAGAGCAAGTGTTGTATCCTTGGTCTTCGGTACATCCGCACTGTCCCAATAACCACTTACCCGTTCAACAGCACGGAAAGCTCTTGAAGGTAAGGGTCCTTCCTCCTTCAGTCGCTGTAACACATGCTGCACTGTTTTCTCCAGACCTTGCAAAGACGGAGCCAGACGCTCCCTTAACCGAGCACGCACAGGTTCAAAGAGAGTATAATCTTCGATTGGAATCACACATGCCGCATTGGCAAAATACTCAAATACCTTGTGATCGCTCAGCAGCGTATTTAAGCTATCAGCAGTATATCCCGGATCACGGGCACCCAGCACCAAATGCTGATTTCCGGCTACCGCAGATACCGGATCGATCTGCACACAGCCAAGCGAGCGGATCAGCTCCATGACCTGATCCGGCCCGGAGTGTCTCGCTTCCGCTGGCCAACGTGCCAGTAAACCTTGCGTGTGCAGCAAAAGACGTCGAACAGCTGCTTTATTTATACGTAGAAGTGTTGTCATCGAAATGGCTCGTCCCTTCTAACTTATATTCATGATCAACCAGAAGCTTCCCCAACCAAAGGAAGGTTTATAGGAACATTATGCACTTTTTCGCACACATTGGACAAAATAAAAAGAAGCACCACCATCCTGGATGATTTGCTTCTTGTGTTTGACCTTTTGCAATTTTTCCTGCTTCGTAGGCATGAGCCGTACATGCTGGGATAACGCGCTATAATCCCCGTTAACTCTTCGGCTCTGTTCCGAGCACCATTGACCTGACCGCTCTGCTTTGCGTAATGCTTTTTGTGTTTGTGTACGTGCCATAATGGATCACACACTCCTTTGGTTGATATGCACTCAATATATCATGTGCAGCTACGCAAGTGAAGGTGCTTCCTACTGGAATGAGATGTACATCATTAAAAAGGCTTCCACCTAAGTACTTAGCGGGATTGCCGCTTTCGCCGGGACTGCCACGTCTCGATTGGTTCGTGGTCATCTTCTTCGATCAGTTCCAATGCTTCTTCCACTCTTCTCGCTTTGAATAACAGGATTAACTCCATCAGATCTTCCCGGTCCAGCAGCTTCACTCCATTAACCGCTGCAAGCGTCCGACAGGCTTCGGTGTAACGAGCGGACGTTAATACAATGGACCGGTCGGCTTCATAATAACGCATCGATGTATATATCTCCTGCACTGCACTCAACCCTACGGGATGGTTCGCACCATATCGCTTCGCTTGTATCACACTTCGTCTGCCGAGTCTATCAACAAACACCAGATCTGCCCCAAAGTCCCGGCTGCTTGTTGTCTTATGCACCTCATCGTACCCGAGCTCTTCGAATAGATGATAGAGATACAATTCAAACTCCGAACCATCCTCCATCTTGTCGATATCCTTTATCGTAATCTTCCGAGGATTGGCCTCACTTCGGATCCGTTGCCCGCGCCCGATAACACGCCGAATAATCCAGGCCAGCAGCAACAATACGATGATACATCCAATGACCCATAGGGTCATATTTTCACTCCAATTCATAGCTCTTCTCCTTGTTCATTCCTATGTTGTATCTAACGTCTTATACAGATATGGCTTATCACCGCACTAAATATATCAGACTTCCACCTTCATCGAAAGAAGATGAAATCCCTGTAACCGTTATAATTCATCAAACAAAGATAATTTGATATATGAATGATAAAAGGTTACAGTGCGTTCGGTTGAATTCAATATGACATCAATGGTAAAATTCAACAATCGGTTCTATTTTGAACCGAAGAAGAAAGGTGGTTTATCACTTGCATACATCGACCAAACACAAGTCCAAAACATGGGCTGCCCTCATTCTTAGCGGCATGCTCCTCTTCACCATGAATACAACGAGTTACGCTGCTGCCTCACCCGAATCCATGCCCAAACCCGCGTGGACGTCATCTTCCCTGATGCTGTCTGAAGCCAATACAGAGAAAGATGTCCTGATCAAGGAAATCCATGTTGTGCCTTCGAAAAATCTCGTATATGTGCATGCTGCCCAGTCTGTGACCAAAACAAGCAGCAAAACGACACTGGACTGGCAACTGGACTCTCTTCAGGCATTCGATGCGACAACTGGACAATTGAAGTGGAATACGATATTCCATGAGAAAAGTGGTCCTTACACCACCTACTCCGATTCGGTATATGCCAGCAACGGTACTGCCTATGTATATATGGAATACTCAGACAAAACCAAGAAAGTGTACTCATTTAATACATCCGGTAAAACCAACTGGGTCAAAACGGTGAATTCACCTGCAAGCATATCCCTATTGGATAACGATACGTTGTTGATCGCTTCAAGTCAGGGTGTGCAGTCGAATGGTTCCGTTCGCTCCGCCATCTCGTTATATGACAAGAAGGGAAAGCTGATTACCGAAAAAACCATCAACGGTAACGTGCTTAAGGCTGATCATGGTCGAATTGTAGTGGATGCCAGTAAACAAACCAAGGTAGGCAACTTCTGGCAGCAAGCTGCGAATCCCAAAGTGGAGATCTATGATCGTACGCTGAATCGTCTGTCCTTCTATCAATTCCCGGCTAATGCGAATACCCAAGGAGATGGCGGCGGTGAATCCCTGGCTATTCTTGATGATGGTTCCATCATTATGCGCGCCAATTTCGAGAGCACGGGTAACCGACTGATGGGCTTTGGCACCGATGGCAAGCTCGCTTGGGGACGTGCCATTGCTGGTGATGCCTACATCCAGACGGCTGGCAACGGCTATACGGTCCTTACAGGGCAGAAGCTTGAACTGTATACGATGAAAGGCAAAGTGACTGAGCGTACGTTCAAGGACGCACAACCTGCATTGATACATGTCGACCAGACGCAGGAAGGTCAGTACCAGATTGATTTTGCCAAAACGGGATATATTCTTGATCCACTCACGCTGGAAGACGTGCATGTCTACACGACCAGTGCCTCCGTTCCTTCATTAGAAGGTGTCTCTACTTATGTGGATGATGTCATCTATTCCATGAACGATGAGACATTGTCCAAATATGTACTGAAGTCCAATCCTGCAAAATAAATACTTGATTTAATAATAAGCCGGGAGAGTTCCATAAGGAGCTCTCCCGGCTTATTGCATGGGCAGGATAGAATTATCCTATTTCCAATTCTCGTCTATAAATTCGTCCCGTCCGGATAACGCACGGTCTTCCTTATAATGTTTCTCGTTTTTCTTGTGGTAATCCTGATGATAGTCTTCAGCCGGATAGAATACGACGGCATCCCGAATTTCCGTAACAATCGGCTGATTGAATCGTCCGCTAGCTGCCAGTTCCTGCTTGGACTGTTCGGCAAGCTCACGCTGACGTTCATTATGCACAAAGATCACTGTACGATACTGTGTCCCCCGATCCTGGAACTGTCCTCCGTCATCCGTCGGATCAATCTGTGGCCAGTACAGCTCCAGCAATCGTTCATAAGGGAATATATCTGGATCAAATGTAATCTCAACCACTTCGACATGACCGCTCTCCCCGGTTTTGACCTGCTCATATGTTGGATTCTCGACGTGACCACCAGCATAACCCGATACAATACCATGAATGCCCAGTTGTTCTTCAAACGGTGTAACCATACACCAGAAACATCCGCCGGCGAATGTAGCTTTTTCCATTCCGTTCATCCCCTCTTATCGAAACTACCTTTTACACTTACCACTCCGATGACAGAACAACCTTCTGATCGCTGTTATTCCCATATTTTTTATATTTGGCTTTACAAGGAGAAAATCTGGTGATAAAGGCGAACGCTCCGCTTCTTCAGGTTATTTCTGTCCTCTACGTTCTCGTGTAAATGTTTAGTCCAATTTATATAGATAGCTATTACGCATATCTTTATATATTTTAAAACAACAAGAGGTTGATTGAAAGCCATGGTTATGGCTCTCAATCAACCTCTTCATTAGTAATGCATTTGGCTGACAACTTATTTAAGAAATTATCTTAAGTAAGTTACCCGCGACTACGACCCATTGAACGGAAGATCAAGCTTACGATCGCTACAAGAACAATCGCACCAATCAATGCAGGTACAATGTGGAATCCGCCCATCTCAGGACCCATATCGCCCAAGATTACTCCACCTAACCATCCACCGATGAAACCAGCAATGATGTTACCAATAACACCACCTGGAATGTCACGACCAACGATCAAACCTGCCAACCAACCAATGATACCACCGATAATTAATGACCATAACCAACCCATATCATTCACCTCTAATTAAAGTTTTTGTTGTTGTCTGTCTACTATTAACCGCTACAGAAGCATTTAAACAATTGGCATGAAAATTATTGCATATTACCGTTTGTTTACGATGCACCCTGCTCTGCAAAACAGGCCTTAGCCCAGTATGGAAACAGATCGCGTTACTTTCCGGCATCTCACCAGCTCAGGGCTGCGTTATGTACCTCCCGAAAGTCATTGTATGTTACAGCAGACAAGGTTAGTATCACCAATTGAGGTAGGATTATTTATAAAATTGCGTCTTATTATCGATTGGATTGGTTAGGTCTGATCAATAAAATCCTGCACGTCCCTTACCCGGCTGCGCCAGCCAAGTATGTTTGTGACTCTTGTCCAGCTCGCCACGCATCGACTGAATGACTTTCACAATGTCTGTCTGTCCATTCTGATGCCATTCCAGCGCAGCGCTGACATACAACTCACCCAGCTGCGCTAGAGAGAACGTGTCGGTCAGGCGAGCTGCCTCTACCGTGCCTTCTTCACCAGCAAATACGGTGAAGCCCCGTTGCCGCAAATATTGCAGGCGCAGCGCTTCATCTGGCAGCGGAATTTCGTAAGCCCGGTCGAACCGTCCAGCACGGTTCATGAGGCCCGGATCTATTTTCTCCGGATAATTCGTTGTCCCGATCAGGAAAATGCCTTCTTTCGACGTAGCTCCATCCAGTGTATTCAGGAAAAAGGAACGGACTTCATCCGGCATCGAATCGATGTCCTCAATGATCAACACCATCGGTGCCAGCCGTTTGGCAGCTTCGAACACTTCACGCACCGATTCACTGTTGGTATACTCCGTAATCTGCCAATACGCAGCCGGTCCCGGGATACTTCCAGCAATGGATTTCACCAATGTGGTCTTGCCGTTTCCGGGGTGTCCATACAATAGAATTCCCCGTTTGTACGGGATATCATAATCTCTGTAGAATGAACGATCCGCTTCGAAGAACTGATCCAGCGAACGGAAGATATCCTGCTTGATCTCCGCCGAGAGAACAACATCCTCTCTTCCCACGGAACGAGTAATGGATTCGACATGACGATCGCTTCCATTCCGGGCATCGGTGTATACCGTCACCTTTTTCATATTTTGCTGACGTTCCCGTTCGCGGACACTTCCCAGAAACTGCTTCATCTCCTCATCACCGATGGCAAAGACAAAGTCTTCACTGTAGATCCCATTCTCCCGGAAAAATGGAACCCGTACGAGCGAAACGCCCCATTTCGGATAGGCAAATACGTTGTTGCGAATGGAGTAATGCACACCATAAGTCGGCACATCTCCATCATCGTTGTAATGCAAGGTCTGAAGCTCCAGATCTTCGAATATGCGGGCTACCAATTCCACTTCGTCACTGCCATTTTGCAAGTCTTCCCGGAGTAACTCCCAATATTCATTGTTCGGATCCGAACTGGCATAGAGCTTGTATTCAACCCCATAGCGCTGATGAAGCGCCTCACTGATTCCACGGATCAGCCTTGAATAGATGGCGTATCCTTCCACTCGAATTCGGGTATCATGTTGTTCGTCATAAGTATAGATTGCCTGGGTTGGATCTGTTTGTTTTTCGTTTATTGTCATTATTTCGCTCCCTTTACCGCTACAAGCGGTTTGCATTTGGCTACAACCTGAGCCAGGCCTGCGCCGGTAACACTGTCTATAATTTCATCTACATTTTTATAAGCCTGAGGTGATTCATCAATAATGGATTCAAGTGAACGCTGGTTTACCACAATCTCATCTTCTGTCCCCACGCCCAGTGCCGATGCAAAATCTTCCACCGAAACCAGTCGTTTCGTTGCTGTCCGTGAACGGATCCGACCCGCACCGTGACATATTGAATAATAATTATCAGCACCCTGTGGCTGACCCACCATGATATACGAAGCAGTTCCCATGGAACCGGGAATAAGGGCAGGATGTCCTGTTGCCAGATAAGGCTTTGGATTGTCCGGGTGCCCTGCCGGCAACGCACGTGTCGCTCCTTTGCGATGCACAAAAACGGAACCTTGGTCTGCATGAGATTCCTCCCAGGCATAGTTGTGCATCAAGTCGTATAACGTACGGAATTCACATTTGGAACCAAACACATCCCGGAATGCTTCGCGAATAGCATACGCAATCAAGTGACGATTGACAACAGCGTAATTCAACGCAGAATACATCATGTTCACATAATGACGACCTTCCGCATGCTCAAGTGGAGCAAATACCAGTCTGGGATCGGATGTACCCAGGTTAAGCCGCTGCATGACTTTGGCGATCGCTGACGAACTCGTCTGACTGACATAACCACCCCATGCACGAGAGCCGGAATGAATCATGACCACAACCTGTCCATCGTACAATCCCCAAGCTTCGGCGATTTCGCGATTCTCTTCAGCAATCTCAATCGCCTGGATCTCAGCAAAATGATTCCCTCCACCCAGTGTACCGAGCTGACGATGCGAACGATGCCACGTCATATCAGGAACGTGGTTTAACACATCCTCATCGTAACTGAACTTGCTGCTTTCCACATGCGTCATCGAGGTTGATTTTTTCGGGGTATAGCTGTCGGGAATATACTTTTTAGGTAACCCATGCAACCCTTTACGAACAATATGTTCCAGTCTGATATCTGAATAATGACCTCGCTGGTTTGCCTCCATCGGCAATACTTTCTCAATGGTCTTGACGAGTTTGCGGCGGAGCTTGATGTCTTTCAACTCGTCCTTGTGCAAGTTCGTCATATGCACTCTCATGCCACAGCCAATGTCACTGCCCACGATAGAGGGAGATACATATCCACTCTGCGCATCCCACACGGCTGTTGTTCCGATGCAGGTACCTACACCGACATGCACGTCTGGCGTGTAACTCATATAAGAAATTCCCGGAATCTGCAGATTATTGTTCGCCATCTCGAACACCTTGTAATCGAGCGAGGAGAAGAGCTGTTGCGCCGCATATACGGTTAGATCGCCTGCAGGCAATTTTACTTCATGCCGGTAGGCACCTGTTAATTCGTTTGGATTGGTAAATAAATTAAATTCTGTATTCATAAAAGTGTGTTATTCCTTTCTCTACGTTCAGCAAATTCGGTTTGCTGATTCATCTGTAAAATAAAACTAAAAAAAGCCATAGGCTAGTCGCCCATGACTTCTACTAATGACAATAACGGAGAACAGAACAGCATGAACATGCTGTGTGTCTGTCATCCATCGCTATAATATAAGCGAAGAACGCATATCGATTATAAGCTGCTAAACGATATGCCTATCCCCTATGTCGACCGTATGAGGCCAATGAGACGATGAGCCGGATATGCAGTTGTGTCTACGTTGCGCCCTGTTTGATTCAAATCATAACCAAGCATCATGTCTTTCGGCCTCCTTTCGTTAATGTTAGTCTTATATTAAGGGGACTCGATTTCATGTGTCAACCCTTTTCTTGGAAATTGGACCATGGTGCAGATTACATATGTAAACAAAAACAGGAGACTGTCCTAGGACAGCCTCCTGTTTTTCTAATAATAATGATGTTGTTAGCGTAACATGATTATTACAGTCCTGCTTGTTTTTCCAACTCTTCAACCGGATTTTCGTCTTCTTTTTCAGGAACTTTGGAAGACAGGAACCAACCACATACCGCAATGGTGATCAGTACAATATAGAATCCGAATTTCCAAATTTTATTTTCCGGGAAATGCTCATCCAGAACACCCAATGAAGGGTGTGCCAGTGTAATAACTGCCAGCTTAACCCCTACCCAACCTACGATCACAAAAGCAGCAACTTCAAGCCCTGGACGGGAATGAAGCAATTTCACAAAGTATGTGGCTGCAAAACGCATGATCACAAGTCCGATGAATCCACCGAGGAAGATAACGATAAACTGTCCACCGTCAAGTCCGCCAATTGGAGGCAATCCACTTGGTGGCAACGCCACGGCCAAAGCAACAGCAGCCAGAATGGAATCGACTGCAAATGCGATATCCGCTATTTCAACCTTGAAAACAGTCATCCAGAAACCGGATTGTTTTTTAGGTTTCTTCGGCGTTGAATCAGCTGCTTCATCTGTTTTATTTCGACTACCCAGTATCTTTTTAACGATGTGGTTAATCGAAATGTACAGGAGATACAGGGCACCGATCGCTTGTACTTGCCATACATCGACGAGGAAAGAGATCAGGAACAACGAACCTAAACGGAAAACAAATGCACCCATCAGACCATAGAACAACGCTTTTTTGCGCTTATCTTCAGGTAAGTGTTTAACCATAATTGCGAGTACCAATGCATTATCTGCTGCAAGTAGTCCTTCAAGAACTACTAAGACGGCCAGCACCCACCCATATTCCAATAATAATGAAACTTCCAACATTGACTCCTCCTTAATATCCTTATGATGTACAAAAAAAAGGACCTTTACCATCACTGGTAAGGTCCTTTTATATCCACAAAAAGAGACCTTTACCGAGCATGAAAACTTGGTAAAGGTCTCGCTAACAACAAAATTGCTGCCAATAAAGCCGGGGATATGAATCCCGAATTGACGACTTTACTGTAAAAGCTACTCCCCTTTAACAGGAATATGTAGTTTTAGTTGGAACGGGTTGTTTAACCTGTACTCATCATATTTCATAACGTTAAATAAAGTCAAGCTTTATTTAATTGACGGTACAGCTTACGGAATACGACAACATCATAGATCATGTTCCCCAGCGGAATAAAGGAAACAAAGAATAGAGCAATTGGACGGCGCAGACGCCACTTCTGTGAAGTGTACAAACTCACCATAAATAATAAGTACATTAAAAACAAAAATCCGTATAAATTTCCAAACCATGTGACAGCCTGCGGTATAATCCCCGCATCTCTTAATGGAAAAGCAACAAACAGCAGCAATACGTACGAAATGCCCTGCAACCACAACAGCAGCCGGAAACGCCCCAGCGTAGAATGTAACATCATTTTCCTCCTGCTTCTATACATGTAACGAATTCAATAGTTCCCGTACAGTATATCACAAAAGACGAATATTTCTGCTTCAACCCAAATAGCAGATTATTCCTGCACGCTCATATGGGTGGTTCACCGGCCTGTTCGCAGGAGCCAAATGCTTCCGCTTCTCATAGGATATATGACGAAGATTGTTATCGATGTCGGACAAGGAGGAGCCTGTTAATGAAAATAGCTATGGTTGCACCCGAAAAATTGCCTTTGCCCGGAAACGGTTCAGTGGAAATCTGCATTCTGGGAATCGCTCGCGAACTTGCACACCGTCATCAGGTGACCATCATAAGTCGTCAAATGGCAGGTCTCGCCAACATGGAGCTAATGGACGGTATCACCATTCAACGTGTCTCTGCATCTAGTCCTGTTGGGTACACCAAAGCAGTATTACGTTTGTTATCCAAACAACTTTATGATGTGATTCAAGTGGATAACAGGCCCCGCAGCATGGCTGCCATCAAACGCGCTTTCCCCCGCACACCGGTTGTACTCTACCTTCACTCGTTAACGTTCGCTCAGCCTGGACCTGCAAGACTCGCATTGATGAAAAAAGCCGATTGGATTGCCGTCAACAGTCAATCCCTGAGACAAAGGCTAGGTCGCCGATTTCCGCTCGTAAAACGCCGGATGAGTGTTGTTCCACTAGGTGCAGATTTAAGCCGCTTCAGACCTGCTGAGTCCAGTGAAGAACAGCTTCGCCTGCGTACACAATTTGCAATAACTAAACCATTCTCTATTCTGTATGTCGGTCGGCTCATCCCTGGCAAAGGTGTAGACGTATTAATACGTGCCACTGCCCTTCTTCAGCAAGAGACGCCTGTTCAACTGGTTATTGCAGGCAAAGGGCCGCCATATTATGTGCGGAGACTTCGCGAGCTTGCTCGAAAACAAAAAGTCCATATATCCTTCCGCGGTCAGATAAACCATGAATATATCGACCAGTTGTATCGGGCAGTCGACTGTCTGGTCTGCCCGTCTCAAGAACATGAAGCCTTTGGCCTGGTTAATGTTGAGGCGATGGCTTCGGGATTACCCGTCATTGCTTCAGATAACGGAGGTATTCGTGAAATTATTGAATCAGGTATCAATGGATACCTTGTCACCTCTTTTGAACGACCCCAACGTTTTGCTTCTTGCCTGAACAAACTTGCAAGCAATCCAGCTTCTGCCGAAATGTTAGGCAAGGCTGGCCGAGACAGCGCGATGGCACATTTCAGTTGGGCGAGAACAGCCATGCATCTGGAAGCGACCTATACCAGGCTCATCCGTGAATGAGCCTCCTTCTGTTTTGATAATCATCCTGCCCCATAAGAAAGACGCTCTTTAGGATGATCAAGCTTTTTCACGAGATTGCCATCCGGTGATAAAAGAATCCATTTGCGGAATGGGAATTTGGCTCATCTCAATTAACTCCATAATGACCAGATCTCTCATCATGAAGCGTACTTTGGCACACGTTAGTTGATGAAAAACATCATAGAATGCCGTCCCGGTCCAACATCCATGCGGTACGACAAGCGGATCATTAACGATATAACCTACGGCTCCAATCGGGGGAATAACAACCTTAATCGCTTGATGGTCCAAACGATTATCTGGATCTTTGACGAGATACACGGTGTCCCCCACATGTAAAGCTTGCACTCCATGGAAATGCTCCATCCCATACATAGCTGCGAATAATTTGGTGCTCATATCACCTGCTCCTTTTCCTGTATTCTCCATTTTGAAAATTTCACAAATATACTTCGTTATCATAATGCTCCAACCACTCCACGAGTTGCCTGCGTATCTCTTTACGAAACTCACGAGGTTCAAGTACCTCTGCCTCGGGTCCGAATTGATACAACCATTTCAAAAACTCTCGGCTGCTATTCAGTGTCACTTCAAATAACAATCCCCCATCCGACATATCCGTCATTCGCGGGCGAACAAACATCTCTTCTTCTTTTATGTAGGGGGCCACTCTCTCAGAGAATCTTACCTTGAAATGGATATGTTCGTCGCCACGGTCAATGGACCATGTGTTCTTCATGTACTGCGTTATGTTGAAATCACCCTTGTCGAATTCGACATGTGTTCTCTCCACATCCAGAAAGCGGCTAATTCGAAACAATCGGACTTTTTGTAGCAAATGACAGTATCCAATCAGATAAAAACGTTGATCCCGCGGAATAAGATAATAAGGATCGATATCCCGGACCGTGATCTCATTTCTAGTCAGCGTATGATATTGAGTGCGAATCGTTTGCCGACTTAGAATCGCTTCGATGATGGGAATCAGCAAATTAGGGTCTTTTCCTTCCTCACGATAAGCTGGCGTGCCCATCCGAATAATTCCCGCAATATTCTCTACAATGTCACTGTTTCTTGATTTTAATTTGGTATGAGCTGACATGACCTTGTC belongs to Paenibacillus sp. FSL H8-0079 and includes:
- a CDS encoding WYL domain-containing protein; translated protein: MTEKLIRLLRILQAIQANPGISAKELALKCGTTVRTIYRDLRILDRVAPIMNEGYGKGYRFIGEFAMYPLDFTEQEAMVFSMLPSVVDTSKLPAEFDSAFDKVMSAHTKLKSRNSDIVENIAGIIRMGTPAYREEGKDPNLLIPIIEAILSRQTIRTQYHTLTRNEITVRDIDPYYLIPRDQRFYLIGYCHLLQKVRLFRISRFLDVERTHVEFDKGDFNITQYMKNTWSIDRGDEHIHFKVRFSERVAPYIKEEEMFVRPRMTDMSDGGLLFEVTLNSSREFLKWLYQFGPEAEVLEPREFRKEIRRQLVEWLEHYDNEVYL
- a CDS encoding glycosyltransferase family 4 protein, which translates into the protein MKIAMVAPEKLPLPGNGSVEICILGIARELAHRHQVTIISRQMAGLANMELMDGITIQRVSASSPVGYTKAVLRLLSKQLYDVIQVDNRPRSMAAIKRAFPRTPVVLYLHSLTFAQPGPARLALMKKADWIAVNSQSLRQRLGRRFPLVKRRMSVVPLGADLSRFRPAESSEEQLRLRTQFAITKPFSILYVGRLIPGKGVDVLIRATALLQQETPVQLVIAGKGPPYYVRRLRELARKQKVHISFRGQINHEYIDQLYRAVDCLVCPSQEHEAFGLVNVEAMASGLPVIASDNGGIREIIESGINGYLVTSFERPQRFASCLNKLASNPASAEMLGKAGRDSAMAHFSWARTAMHLEATYTRLIRE
- a CDS encoding GlsB/YeaQ/YmgE family stress response membrane protein; translation: MGWLWSLIIGGIIGWLAGLIVGRDIPGGVIGNIIAGFIGGWLGGVILGDMGPEMGGFHIVPALIGAIVLVAIVSLIFRSMGRSRG
- a CDS encoding TerC family protein; its protein translation is MEVSLLLEYGWVLAVLVVLEGLLAADNALVLAIMVKHLPEDKRKKALFYGLMGAFVFRLGSLFLISFLVDVWQVQAIGALYLLYISINHIVKKILGSRNKTDEAADSTPKKPKKQSGFWMTVFKVEIADIAFAVDSILAAVALAVALPPSGLPPIGGLDGGQFIVIFLGGFIGLVIMRFAATYFVKLLHSRPGLEVAAFVIVGWVGVKLAVITLAHPSLGVLDEHFPENKIWKFGFYIVLITIAVCGWFLSSKVPEKEDENPVEELEKQAGL
- a CDS encoding restriction endonuclease, which codes for MNWSENMTLWVIGCIIVLLLLAWIIRRVIGRGQRIRSEANPRKITIKDIDKMEDGSEFELYLYHLFEELGYDEVHKTTSSRDFGADLVFVDRLGRRSVIQAKRYGANHPVGLSAVQEIYTSMRYYEADRSIVLTSARYTEACRTLAAVNGVKLLDREDLMELILLFKARRVEEALELIEEDDHEPIETWQSRRKRQSR
- a CDS encoding crosslink repair DNA glycosylase YcaQ family protein, which codes for MTTLLRINKAAVRRLLLHTQGLLARWPAEARHSGPDQVMELIRSLGCVQIDPVSAVAGNQHLVLGARDPGYTADSLNTLLSDHKVFEYFANAACVIPIEDYTLFEPVRARLRERLAPSLQGLEKTVQHVLQRLKEEGPLPSRAFRAVERVSGYWDSADVPKTKDTTLALNLLLDSAVIRVVARQGNERYFHITESELQLQGLPMKEDMDVFAQRQALLDKYIHAYRVVDARDPRLGWLKSTAAERRADIAARVSDGRMIPLKVEDVATPYYIRAEDEDLLLHMEKEEPHYDASGPVRFLPPLDNLLWRRERIVDLFDFYYKWEIYTPEVKRTYGYYAMPILHGDRLIGRMDPRLDRKKGVLNVRLLSMEETALPVEEWITDFREGLQFFASMHGARSISIEKTVPKKLKKLLKSI
- a CDS encoding DUF3817 domain-containing protein; the protein is MLHSTLGRFRLLLWLQGISYVLLLFVAFPLRDAGIIPQAVTWFGNLYGFLFLMYLLFMVSLYTSQKWRLRRPIALFFVSFIPLGNMIYDVVVFRKLYRQLNKA
- the msrA gene encoding peptide-methionine (S)-S-oxide reductase MsrA; this translates as MEKATFAGGCFWCMVTPFEEQLGIHGIVSGYAGGHVENPTYEQVKTGESGHVEVVEITFDPDIFPYERLLELYWPQIDPTDDGGQFQDRGTQYRTVIFVHNERQRELAEQSKQELAASGRFNQPIVTEIRDAVVFYPAEDYHQDYHKKNEKHYKEDRALSGRDEFIDENWK
- a CDS encoding HIRAN domain-containing protein; protein product: MSTKLFAAMYGMEHFHGVQALHVGDTVYLVKDPDNRLDHQAIKVVIPPIGAVGYIVNDPLVVPHGCWTGTAFYDVFHQLTCAKVRFMMRDLVIMELIEMSQIPIPQMDSFITGWQSREKA
- a CDS encoding RtcB family protein, with protein sequence MNTEFNLFTNPNELTGAYRHEVKLPAGDLTVYAAQQLFSSLDYKVFEMANNNLQIPGISYMSYTPDVHVGVGTCIGTTAVWDAQSGYVSPSIVGSDIGCGMRVHMTNLHKDELKDIKLRRKLVKTIEKVLPMEANQRGHYSDIRLEHIVRKGLHGLPKKYIPDSYTPKKSTSMTHVESSKFSYDEDVLNHVPDMTWHRSHRQLGTLGGGNHFAEIQAIEIAEENREIAEAWGLYDGQVVVMIHSGSRAWGGYVSQTSSSAIAKVMQRLNLGTSDPRLVFAPLEHAEGRHYVNMMYSALNYAVVNRHLIAYAIREAFRDVFGSKCEFRTLYDLMHNYAWEESHADQGSVFVHRKGATRALPAGHPDNPKPYLATGHPALIPGSMGTASYIMVGQPQGADNYYSICHGAGRIRSRTATKRLVSVEDFASALGVGTEDEIVVNQRSLESIIDESPQAYKNVDEIIDSVTGAGLAQVVAKCKPLVAVKGAK
- a CDS encoding AAA family ATPase yields the protein MTINEKQTDPTQAIYTYDEQHDTRIRVEGYAIYSRLIRGISEALHQRYGVEYKLYASSDPNNEYWELLREDLQNGSDEVELVARIFEDLELQTLHYNDDGDVPTYGVHYSIRNNVFAYPKWGVSLVRVPFFRENGIYSEDFVFAIGDEEMKQFLGSVRERERQQNMKKVTVYTDARNGSDRHVESITRSVGREDVVLSAEIKQDIFRSLDQFFEADRSFYRDYDIPYKRGILLYGHPGNGKTTLVKSIAGSIPGPAAYWQITEYTNSESVREVFEAAKRLAPMVLIIEDIDSMPDEVRSFFLNTLDGATSKEGIFLIGTTNYPEKIDPGLMNRAGRFDRAYEIPLPDEALRLQYLRQRGFTVFAGEEGTVEAARLTDTFSLAQLGELYVSAALEWHQNGQTDIVKVIQSMRGELDKSHKHTWLAQPGKGRAGFY